In Cheilinus undulatus linkage group 16, ASM1832078v1, whole genome shotgun sequence, one DNA window encodes the following:
- the ccn2b gene encoding CCN family member 2b isoform X1 — protein sequence MSVETSLYLLLLFISVTSAQDCAQPCSCPSAPPPCPVGTSLVLDGCGCCKVCARQLGEPCSLLEPCDHHKELYCDYGLLSDTYTGICMAQEGQSCDLGGVIYRSGESFQPSCKHHCVCMNGEIGCVPTCASEARLPSPDCPYPRRISIPGKCCEEWVCDEIPPDQNYESVMAAASQIHPLPSSDPLSVFRSAPPYGLPLESPRDNCIVQTTDWSECSATCGMGVSSRITNDNQHCQLERQTRICMIRPCNSQQEREIKRGRKCVRTPKAQRFMRFELSGCSSTRLYRPKFCGVCVDNRCCTPHRTVTAQVEFQCPEGDAFVKKMMFIKTCACHHDCPSDNDIFMASNTRRMIGDYDNGM from the exons ACATCGGCCCAGGACTGCGCCCAGCCGTGTTCCTGTCCATCAGCACCCCCTCCCTGTCCCGTGGGGACGAGCCTGGTGCTGGACGGCTGTGGATGCTGTAAGGTGTGTGCGAGGCAGCTGGGCGAGCCATGCTCTCTGCTGGAGCCATGTGACCACCACAAAGAACTGTACTGTGACTACGGCCTGCTGAGTGACACCTACACTGGAATCTGCATGG CTCAGGAGGGTCAGTCGTGTGACCTGGGGGGTGTGATCTACCGTAGTGGGGAGTCTTTCCAGCCGAGCTGCAAACATCACTGCGTCTGTATGAATGGAGAGATTGGCTGTGTTCCAACCTGTGCCAGTGAAGCCCGGCTGCCCTCTCCTGATTGCCCGTACCCACGACGCATCAGCATCCCCGGGAAGTGCTGCGAGGAGTGGGTGTGCGACGAGATCCCCCCGGACCAGAACTATGAGTCCGTGATGGCCG CAGCATCTCAGATTCACCCCCTGCCCTCCTCAGACCCGCTTTCAGTATTCAGATCGGCGCCCCCCTATGGACTGCCCCTAGAGAGTCCCAGAGATAACTGCATTGTGCAGACGACAGATTGGAGCGAGTGCTCGGCGACCTGTGGCATGGGCGTTTCCTCTCGCATCACCAATGACAACCAGCACTGCCAGCTGGAGAGACAAACCAGGATCTGCATGATCCGACCGTGCAACAgccagcaggagagagagatcAAG AGGGGGAGGAAGTGTGTCCGGACACCAAAGGCGCAGAGGTTCATGCGTTTCGAGCTGTCAGGTTGCTCCAGTACCAGACTTTACCGACCAAAGTTCTGTGGCGTCTGCGTAGACAACCGCTGCTGTACGCCACACCGCACCGTCACAGCACAGGTGGAGTTCCAGTGTCCAGAAGGAGATGCCTTTGTCAAGAAGATGATGTTCATCAAGACCTGCGCCTGCCACCATGACTGTCCATCAGACAACGACATCTTCATGGCGTCGAACACTCGGAGGATGATTGGAGACTACGACAACGGCATGTGA
- the ccn2b gene encoding CCN family member 2b isoform X2, which translates to MSVETSLYLLLLFISVTSAQDCAQPCSCPSAPPPCPVGTSLVLDGCGCCKVCARQLGEPCSLLEPCDHHKELYCDYGLLSDTYTGICMAQEGQSCDLGGVIYRSGESFQPSCKHHCVCMNGEIGCVPTCASEARLPSPDCPYPRRISIPGKCCEEWVCDEIPPDQNYESVMAASQIHPLPSSDPLSVFRSAPPYGLPLESPRDNCIVQTTDWSECSATCGMGVSSRITNDNQHCQLERQTRICMIRPCNSQQEREIKRGRKCVRTPKAQRFMRFELSGCSSTRLYRPKFCGVCVDNRCCTPHRTVTAQVEFQCPEGDAFVKKMMFIKTCACHHDCPSDNDIFMASNTRRMIGDYDNGM; encoded by the exons ACATCGGCCCAGGACTGCGCCCAGCCGTGTTCCTGTCCATCAGCACCCCCTCCCTGTCCCGTGGGGACGAGCCTGGTGCTGGACGGCTGTGGATGCTGTAAGGTGTGTGCGAGGCAGCTGGGCGAGCCATGCTCTCTGCTGGAGCCATGTGACCACCACAAAGAACTGTACTGTGACTACGGCCTGCTGAGTGACACCTACACTGGAATCTGCATGG CTCAGGAGGGTCAGTCGTGTGACCTGGGGGGTGTGATCTACCGTAGTGGGGAGTCTTTCCAGCCGAGCTGCAAACATCACTGCGTCTGTATGAATGGAGAGATTGGCTGTGTTCCAACCTGTGCCAGTGAAGCCCGGCTGCCCTCTCCTGATTGCCCGTACCCACGACGCATCAGCATCCCCGGGAAGTGCTGCGAGGAGTGGGTGTGCGACGAGATCCCCCCGGACCAGAACTATGAGTCCGTGATGGCCG CATCTCAGATTCACCCCCTGCCCTCCTCAGACCCGCTTTCAGTATTCAGATCGGCGCCCCCCTATGGACTGCCCCTAGAGAGTCCCAGAGATAACTGCATTGTGCAGACGACAGATTGGAGCGAGTGCTCGGCGACCTGTGGCATGGGCGTTTCCTCTCGCATCACCAATGACAACCAGCACTGCCAGCTGGAGAGACAAACCAGGATCTGCATGATCCGACCGTGCAACAgccagcaggagagagagatcAAG AGGGGGAGGAAGTGTGTCCGGACACCAAAGGCGCAGAGGTTCATGCGTTTCGAGCTGTCAGGTTGCTCCAGTACCAGACTTTACCGACCAAAGTTCTGTGGCGTCTGCGTAGACAACCGCTGCTGTACGCCACACCGCACCGTCACAGCACAGGTGGAGTTCCAGTGTCCAGAAGGAGATGCCTTTGTCAAGAAGATGATGTTCATCAAGACCTGCGCCTGCCACCATGACTGTCCATCAGACAACGACATCTTCATGGCGTCGAACACTCGGAGGATGATTGGAGACTACGACAACGGCATGTGA